The Pelmatolapia mariae isolate MD_Pm_ZW linkage group LG10_11, Pm_UMD_F_2, whole genome shotgun sequence genome includes a region encoding these proteins:
- the rab5ab gene encoding RAB5A, member RAS oncogene family, b — translation MASRGGATRPNGPNAGNKICQFKLVLLGESAVGKSSLVLRFVKGQFHEFQESTIGAAFLTQTVCLDDTTVKFEIWDTAGQERYHSLAPMYYRGAQAAIVVYDITNEESFVRAKNWVKELQRQASPNIVIALAGNKADLANKRALDFQDAQSYADDNSLLFMETSAKTSMNVNEIFMAIAKKLPKNEPQATGASTGRNRGVDLTETAQPTSRPCCAN, via the exons ATGGCAAGTAGAGGCGGAGCCACGCGACCCAATGGGCCAAACGCAGGCAACAAGATTTGCCAGTTCAAACTCGTGCTTTTAGGAGAGTCCGCGGTGGGAAAGTCAAGCCTTGTACTTCGTTTCGTTAAGGGTCAGTTTCATGAATTCCAAGAGAGCACAATTGGAG CTGCCTTCCTGACTCAGACGGTATGTTTGGACGACACAACAGTCAAGTTTGAGATCTGGGACACGGCCGGTCAGGAGCGCTACCACAGTCTGGCTCCCATGTACTACAGAGGTGCACAGGCAGCCATCGTGGTCTATGATATTACAAATGAG GAGTCATTTGTACGGGCAAAGAATTGGGTTAAAGAGCTTCAGAGACAAGCCAGTCCAAATATCGTAATAGCCCTGGCTGGGAACAAGGCTGATCTTGCAAACAAGAGAGCACTGGACTTCCAG GATGCACAGTCATACGCAGATGACAACAGCTTGCTTTTCATGGAAACATCAGCAAAGACCTCTATGAACGTGAATGAGATTTTCATGGCCATTG CAAAGAAACTACCCAAGAATGAGCCTCAAGCAACCGGAGCCAGCACCGGACGGAACCGGGGAGTGGACCTGACAGAGACGGCTCAGCCCACCAGCCGCCCCTGCTGTGCTAACTAA
- the efhb gene encoding EF-hand domain-containing family member B gives MTDINTSSEVKCTDRIRNIPKAGKLIPPGDSVKICLREVERPTTPPVVRKFRNSNQPGPGTIRVHTGKANDPDVGSTLVHGVITKAPLTGESLLNPSPKTLFQQKLQELSESVYASNKKAPLGRSCVQRSELPPLYNEKTTFGVKTVKGLGVREIINPAKTAQEVEREAEVAHDAYIRSHNAYFVGEQINRNYDWTRYSEDSRFGILTPHFNDGRNLGKTLHWLGESQKFYNPAAWKRSGNREKIAQQMGKTIVKREKTLPVPPDHTFGMVLPPDDFGIGELIYSTDPRQYTRGPDRQRSLVNAVRHHLKKVNFENFPSLLKAFRHYDKKGKGMIDKEDLRAVCHQFQLNVSESVLDDLMNYCDTDKDGFINFLEFANFLNWKDKMPINSREQCIITNERQTSSAPGDIERLTAQLPACRLVDPEDLEPVEPGSSLKTLRSLRQTRAAPDHFRTTSSLIGAAGAGRFPSDGRKYGIPSVRSDLPAPRIKRVSDKNNYGDTSTAADLLHPSVHALQGVYEEHFFCPRSKEEIATIFRNAGVNISEETFEEAWELASMKQPTREVCVENFRNVLREIKAM, from the exons ATGACTGACATTAACACGTCTAGCGAAGTGAAATGTACCGACAGAATCCGAAATATACCGAAG GCCGGGAAACTAATACCTCCAGGAGACAGTGTCAAAATCTGCTTACGAGAAGTGGAAAGA CCCACGACTCCACCGGTGGTGAGGAAATTCCGCAATAGCAACCAGCCCGGACCAGGAACTATCAGAGTCCACACAGGGAAGGCAAATGACCCAGATGTTGGCAGCACTCTTGTTCATGGTGTCATCACCAAAGCACCCCTCACT GGTGAAAGCTTGCTAAATCCATCCCCAAAGACCTTGTTCCAGCAGAAGTTACAAGAGCTAAGTGAATCTGTATATGCCTCAAATAAGAAGGCTCCTCTAGGCAGATCATGTGTCCAACGTTCTGAACTCCCCCCATTGTATAATGAGAAAACTACATTTGGcgtaaaaacagtaaaag GTTTGGGTGTGCGTGAGATCATTAACCCTGCAAAAACAGCACAGGAGGTAGAGAGGGAAGCTGAGGTGGCACATGATGCTTACATCCGTAGCCATAATGCCTATTTTGTTG GTGAACAAATTAATAGAAATTATGACTGGACTCGTTACAGTGAAGACAGCAGGTTTGGGATCCTCACACCTCATTTCAACGATGGCCGTAATCTTGGCAAAACTCTTCATTGGCTGGGGGAATCACAGAA gtTTTACAATCCAGCTGCTTGGAAGAGATCTGGGAACAGAGAGAAGATAGCACAACAAATGGGCAAAACTATCGTCaa GAGAGAAAAAACGTTGCCTGTTCCGCCTGATCACACGTTTGGAATGGTCTTACCACCGGATGATTTTG GCATTGGAGAGCTGATCTACTCCACAGATCCAAGGCAGTACACGAGAGGCCCAGACAGACAGCGCAGCCTGGTGAATGCAGTGAGGCATCACCTCAAGAAGGTCAACTTTGAAAACTTCCCCTCCTTGCTAAAGGCATTCAGACATTATGACAAG AAAGGAAAGGGGATGATTGACAAAGAGGACCTGCGTGCAGTGTGTCATCAGTTCCAGCTGAACGTCAGTGAGTCGGTCCTGGATGACCTGATGAACTACTGTGACACAGACAAGGACGGGTTTATCAACTTTCTGGAGTTTGCCAACTTTCTCAACTGGAAGGACAAAATGCCCATCAACAGTCGAGAGCAGTGCATTATTACAAATG AGCGTCAAACCAGCTCAGCTCCAGGTGACATAGAAAGACTGACAGCACAGCTTCCTGCCTGTCGGTTGGTTGATCCTGAGGACTTGGAGCCTGTTGAGCCAGGCAGCTCACTGAAAACTCTTAGAAGCCTTAGGCAGACaagggcagccccagaccactTTAGAACTACCTCCTCCCTCATCGGGGCTGCAGGTGCTGGTCGTTTCCCATCAG ATGGACGTAAGTACGGGATCCCATCTGTGCGCTCAGATCTTCCAGCTCCTCGCATTAAAAGAGTCAGTGACAAAAACAATTATGGCGATACATCCACAGCTGCAGATCTTCTACATCCATCAGTTCATGCCCTGCAAGGTGTTTATGAGGAACATTTCTTCTGTCCTCGCAGCAAGGAGGAG ATTGCAACGATCTTCAGGAATGCTGGTGTGAATATTTCGGAGGAGACGTTTGAGGAAGCCTGGGAACTCGCGTCAATGAAGCAACCGACCAGGGAGGTTTGTGTGGAGAATTTCCGCAACGTTCTCAGGGAAATAAAAGCAATGTAa
- the si:dkey-82o10.4 gene encoding m-AAA protease-interacting protein 1, mitochondrial isoform X1 — MQRISSLAACREFGGLVACTAGVCARKNSCKQPAAHRQWDGPVVRPVRPYTAAPGRRLCGRSLVFAGVKHRLFCSQHGADGPKESSGRRPAVSVVGIPDPITWIRCKVIMFALDLYFELDVNSEEFERGVKQALVHVSNKMSNGRYHELKGIVSNEMLEYVEKRCGSLTDAQRKQLGVQMDDIVFVLPEDISVVFDQYGRKFCFIVMRFWILSSHEGPDDPEGTKIFKVGSSEDGGPQKKIVTAVYEFHRELTRGASSDWTVTTVWHWHWKLAE; from the exons ATGCAGCGGATCAGCAGCCTCGCCGCATGCCGGGAGTTCGGCGGCCTCGTGGCCTGTACAGCGGGGGTCTGTGCCCGCAAGAACAGCTGCAAGCAGCCGGCTGCGCACCGGCAGTGGGACGGTCCGGTTGTGCGCCCCGTGCGTCCTTACACCGCGGCGCCGGGCCGGAGGCTGTGCGGACGGAGTCTCGTGTTCGCCGGTGTGAAACACAGACTGTTCTGCTCGCAGCATGGAGCTGACGGGCCCAAGGAGAGCTCCGGCCGCCGGCCCGCTGTCTCTGTGGTCGGCATCCCAGACCCGATCACATGGATCCGGTGTAAGGTCATCATGTTTGCACTCGATCTGTACTTTGAGTTAGACGTCAACTCTGAGGAGTTTGAAAGAGGTGTGAAGCAG GCCTTGGTTCATGTCTCCAACAAGATGTCCAACGGCAGATATCATGAGCTAAAGGGGATAGTGTCCAATGAG atgTTGGAATATGTTGAGAAGAGGTGCGGGTCTCTCACTGACGCTCAGAGGAAGCAGCTCGGTGTCCAAATGGATGATATTGTATTTGTGCTTCCAGAGGACATCTCTGTCGTCTTTGATCAGTACG GTAGGAAGTTTTGCTTTATCGTCATGAGATTTTGGATCCTGTCATCACATGAAGGACCCGATGACCCTGAGGGTACAAAAATCTTCAAAGTGGGCTCCAGTGAAGACGGCGGCCCACAGAAGAAAATTGTAACTGCTGTTTATGA ATTCCACCGAGAGCTGACGAGGGGAGCCTCTTCTGACTGGACTGTTACCACTGTTTGGCACTGGCACTGGAAACTAGCTGAATAA
- the si:dkey-82o10.4 gene encoding uncharacterized protein si:dkey-82o10.4 isoform X2: MQRISSLAACREFGGLVACTAGVCARKNSCKQPAAHRQWDGPVVRPVRPYTAAPGRRLCGRSLVFAGVKHRLFCSQHGADGPKESSGRRPAVSVVGIPDPITWIRCKVIMFALDLYFELDVNSEEFERGVKQALVHVSNKMSNGRYHELKGIVSNEMLEYVEKRCGSLTDAQRKQLGVQMDDIVFVLPEDISVVFDQ; the protein is encoded by the exons ATGCAGCGGATCAGCAGCCTCGCCGCATGCCGGGAGTTCGGCGGCCTCGTGGCCTGTACAGCGGGGGTCTGTGCCCGCAAGAACAGCTGCAAGCAGCCGGCTGCGCACCGGCAGTGGGACGGTCCGGTTGTGCGCCCCGTGCGTCCTTACACCGCGGCGCCGGGCCGGAGGCTGTGCGGACGGAGTCTCGTGTTCGCCGGTGTGAAACACAGACTGTTCTGCTCGCAGCATGGAGCTGACGGGCCCAAGGAGAGCTCCGGCCGCCGGCCCGCTGTCTCTGTGGTCGGCATCCCAGACCCGATCACATGGATCCGGTGTAAGGTCATCATGTTTGCACTCGATCTGTACTTTGAGTTAGACGTCAACTCTGAGGAGTTTGAAAGAGGTGTGAAGCAG GCCTTGGTTCATGTCTCCAACAAGATGTCCAACGGCAGATATCATGAGCTAAAGGGGATAGTGTCCAATGAG atgTTGGAATATGTTGAGAAGAGGTGCGGGTCTCTCACTGACGCTCAGAGGAAGCAGCTCGGTGTCCAAATGGATGATATTGTATTTGTGCTTCCAGAGGACATCTCTGTCGTCTTTGATCA GTAG